The DNA sequence TGTCGACTTTTGCCCCTTAAAGATTGATTTTTCGGTTTAAGCTATTATCGAGCCTAAAAATATAAGTATCCTTTCAACTTGAATTATACCTTTTAAACCTATTATTTCTCTCCAATATTGATgtgaaattttaataaaatattatgTGCAAGACTTCAATATAATGATTTAAACAATTTCGTTATGCTGTTGAATGAAGATATTTACTACTGACACTGTAGTACATTAATTTTCACGTGATAGACTGAACGAAAACTGATCAGATGAAAGCAAAAGACAAAATGGTTTTAAGTTACGAGAAGGAGAAAGGAGGGGTCAAAAAGGAATTCCACCTTTTCTCACAAGCCAAGACAATTGTTTCACTGACAACACCAACTTCTCACTTTTAATATGAATGGAAAACGCCTATTAATTATTTACCTTTTTTCCATTCATATATTTAATAGGCGTTTGTATATAacaattagtaatattttatattttagtttgttttaaaataaataatacaattctaaattcagaaattatttattttaaattctttattttacctattttattcttaatggaagcttttataaccacaaaaTTATCATGACCCACAAAGTTTTTACCCAATAAAgttttaagatcacaagtttcaaaagtctttttttttctttaaactcTGTGCCGAGTCAAATTAActcatctaaattaaaacggagggagtataatttttggaaaaaaaaaatagtatttggaCTTATGTTAAAAATTTGTAATtatatttggacatgcatttcacttgaaaatatgttgcagttttgtgagtgaaattttttttttccatgaaaatttgaaaaactggtTCCactttttggtttttgaaaaaattattttctaattttttttaaaaagatacAAAATTTAATGGACGAacacatttttgaaaaaaaaaggaatttttttTAATGGACAAACCGGGCCTTAATCTCaacaattaaaagaaaatatttataaatacaaAATTCGAGCCGATTATAGTCGAAACAGTATTTCTACCTTTATAAAATAGAAATACGTAATGTCGTATAACACTTTTCTCCCGAAATCCCACTTATGGAATACAAATTTACGTTATATAAGACCAATTGAAGAAGAAAGCATTcctatcaaaaagaaaaaaaaatcattcgTAAAAGTCAATTTGAGGCCTCAAACTAAGAATGAAAAAATCATATTCATCTCACTATAATTTTTAATAGTAACTCTTTAAATTGTGGTGACAGTTAGATGAAATTGACTGTAATTCATAACTATGCAATATGCAATTATTGAAGAATGAATATGAAATACGAGCCACATTCTCTATGTTGAGAATGTCGAACTGGTTTATTATTGTTCACTACTTATTCCTTTTGGCATTATTAAAAATCAAGTGCATATTGATTGGGAAGGAAATCCCTTTTGTAATAGTTGCTCTCTTCCCAAAATAATAACACTATGTTACTCGGAGATCAAATAAGCTTTTTACTATACATACGCCCATATAATTCATATCGATATTTCAAGGTTTATTTTcttccttaaaatatatttaataATTGAAGAAGTATGAAGTATATTTATCAATATTTTTAATGctttatgtaatttttaaatatataaattatattttaaaaggcTAAAAAACTAACGTCTAAATTCACcttaaaaattattgttaacctTCCTATTTTGCTCCTACCTATGAGAGGCAGAGTTAGCATTTTAAGTATATGGAGTAGGGATTCTAAATCTTTTAATTAGACTAATCTTAGATTACGTGCATTGCGTGCTTATCCtatcaataaatatttttatttcttaaaatcGCATATgtatgataaaataatatatgTGAGACTTAACATAAAGATTAAAAAATTTAATCTTTGAATATAAAGAAGGTTAATGATATTTAACTAACTAAACAAAGGATTTTAATTTACTTCTTTTCCTATGtttttagtaggcgtttggatatgaatttcaattttgttttttcaaatttggaattttattaaaatttgaaTTGAAGATGAAGTTGTGTTTGGTTATGATTTTTGCAACATATTTGTATATCTTTTTTCAACATATTTTGCAACTAAAAACTAACACcagttttttaaatttaaaaatatattttcaagtgaGAATGAAAAAATTGTAAGATTTTGATACAGATAAGTAAAAAAATGGTTACCTCGTCACGTAAAAAATTATAGGTCCGCCTTTGTTTGTAATCACTGACTATGATAATGGCATGGTTACGAGTATAGTTAATAACCTCTGAATGTGAAACCAGAATAAGCAAATGAAACTTCGTTTGTTTCCATTTGTGAACATTATGAACAGAATTTAACACTTCAAATATGGTAAAAGTtgtaaaaaagaaagaataaataGAACTCTCTGCATTTAACGACAGGAAAAAGACGATCCATCTCTTCATTGTCCTTGCCTGCGGTATTTAGTGATTGCAACATTTTTCTGCTACACAAATAAAGAAGATTTTACTCTTTTACTTTACTGAGCAAATCTCTGAATTCTGATTCAAATCATATTATTTTACTGAGTACTTATACAAGAATATCTTGTGACTTTTGGCTTTGATGTAATTCTcaaccttttttttttgtttcttagtGTTCAATATTTGGAAAGAGCCATTTTTCTCACTTATAGGATCATTTCGTTTGATACTAAGTTACGATGAGATTAGTTACACACTCAGATTAGTTACGATAAGATTAATTATtctgatattattttttattaattatttggtatgttgtattaataCTTAGATTGTCAATTTTATTCGTTTATCATGAGAAAACTTATTTTGGGATTACTATTTTACGCTTTACCATCTGAAAAATATAAGCTAATCCAATACTGCTTTTAATTATGGGATAACTTATCCATGAATTAGTAATCAAACAAGGAATAAGGCAGTAATAAATTTTTATCCCAATATTATTTGCTTATCCATCATTCCAAACGAAGGACACTTTTGATATAAGAAATAATTAATACTGAGATTAAATTTAAAATGAGTTTGTCCTTTATTTCAGACATCTAAAAAAATCTTAACTAAAAGTAAGTTATTTTACTATAGAAATATTTGTCGTATGATACAAAATAAAGCAAAGAGCTTTCAGAATTTATGGTTTTTAAAACTGATCAGTGATAACACTTTCTGTAATTTTTGATGTGTTGCCAACCAATTACTAGCCTATTTGGTCAACCTTCTTTTTTAACCTAAAGTATTTTTCTTGGGCCATAAGTATTTTTTTTCCCAAGTTAGTTAAGGTGTTGGTgaacttttaaaagaaaataaaaagtgcttttgagttaAATGAGAAGTTGTTTATGagaaactgaatttttttttcttcaaaaagtaCTTTTGCAAAAATACAGTTAGAATTACTTTTTAAACTTTTTGTCAAATTAATGTGAGATACCATTGCCCTTTTAAAAACATGGCCAAACATGCAAAAAGTTACAAATTCATCAGTTTGACTTCcataaaataaatcaaattaccTTTATGAAACATAAAGTGAAGGGAAAAAAGCCAAcagcaacaacaaaaacaaatCCTTTTGAAATGGACTTTTCACAAATTTGCAAATTATGTAACATTCATTAAGCTACAAAAAAAAAGAGCCGTTGTGCACAGAAATACACACTCACACACTCAAATACACACACTCACACACTCAaatacacacaaatatatggaatAAATCACAAAAACTAGCAGTATTGAGGAGCGTGAGTGTGGGGTATAACTTATAGTACTTTATaagtaatttttaaatttataaattttatcttAAAAAATTAAAGATTTTTTTCTATATTTATGGTTAAAATTAATATATGTTTGACTCACCAAAGAATTTTTTTACATTTTAATAAGTCTAAGACAATGCTTATCTGAATTAGTTAGTACTAATATTGATTAAAAAAAGACTCATGGATAATAGCATGTGATAAAGAGGACAGGGATAGAAGTCAGCCTGTCAAGTCACTATTTTttcatttgaaaaataatttttccttttttctttcacAGTATTTAACGTTAAATCACATCATTTCACATTTCAGAAGTAAAGCTAATTCACTATACTACTACTTGCTTCAACTCTactctctcctttttcctctgaCATTTTCATCTCTTTCTCTGTAAGTATAGTCCTgagttttttttctcttttttgtctTAATACTTACATTTATTTATATTTGCATTTGTTTTGTTTATAAACATGCTTTTATGCCTTTATAAGACACACCCCCATTTGCTCTTTTTACTTTGTTTTTTCTGAATGAAACTTAAGTAGAGGGAAGAAGAGTGTGAAAAGATAGAATCTTTCTGTGTTTGGTGGTGTTGAAACTCATAAATTCTGCTTTTTAgtctaattttatatatatttgtagCTTTGTGTTTATATTTTACTACTTCCTTTTGTAGAAGATTTTTATTCCAAAAAAAAAGGGAAATCTGAAGAAATGACTAAAGATGAAGACTTTAAGCTACTCAAGATCCAGGTATTTTTTTTCCTTCAGGAACAATTATGTTAAAAAAAAGTTGGGTTTTGTTTTTTTCATATAAAGTCATTTTTTGCTTTGTTTTTACCTTTTTAATTTCCCCTTTGTTTTGTTAATAATTATTTAGTCCATCTTCTTGTTTAGACTTGTGTGCTCAGAGTGAATATACATTGTGATGGGTGCAAGCAGAAAGTGAAGAAGCTGCTTCAGAGAATTGAAGGTGATTACTTTTTTCACTATattttttctttacattttttttaaTGTTGTTCCCATTTGTTATGGCATGTAAAGATTGTAGCTTTACTCAGTTTCTTGAAAGTTTGAGCATGTGCTTTATTTTTTCTGGTGTTTTACTAGCTACTTTTCCTTGCCTTTTGGtgttaaataataatttattgagTCATTATAGTTTAATTAAGTACTCATGTCTTGAAAAGACTAGAACTTGGAGTTGTATAATGCATTTACTTTAATTGCCTTTTGGGGTTTAATTGATATTTAACTTGCTTATCCTGTTTTAAAGCCGTCCCAAAAAGTGGTATctcatttttttctctttatcctAATTACTGGTTGTAAAAATTTTCCCCTGTTGGTATGTCAAGATTGTAGTTTTTCTCTGTTTCTTGTAAATTTGAGCATGTGTTCTGTTTTTTTTAGTGTTCATACATTTTCCTTGCCTTTTGGAATAAAAAACGGGACATCCCCATGCCCTatcccgctatgcgcgggatcCGAATCTATTACGCACACCCTACATTTTTGCAAGACACTTTTTCATTGCTCGAATTCCGTTTCATGACTTTTTGGTTGGGAGTTCTTGGGTGAGTGAGTCGAGAGGTAATgtttgcatacacactaccctcccagtccccactagtgggattatactgggttgttgttgttgacttCCTGGTCAATCACCCTAAATGAAGAGTGGGGCAACAAGATGCAAAACATATAGTAAATGTTGAATTCTAAGAAAGAGGGGGAGAGGTAATATGGCATCAACTTTATTGGTTATGCTAAGccacttttgcattttggatgAACTAATAATTAATTGAGTGATTATAGTTTCATTAACTACTCATGTGATGAAAAGACTAGAACTTTATGATTAAGTGCCTTTTGGGGGTTTAATTAAAAAGTGCATTGGTGATATAATTTTACCTAAATCCTGATTATTGGTTTTTAACTTTTTCACTTGTTTGATTTTGCCTTTTTATTGATATAGGTGTTTATCAAGTAAACATAGATGTGGAGCAGCAAAAAGTGGCAGTTTCTGGTAGTGTAGATTCTGAAACTTTGATTAAAAAGTTAGTTAAGGCTGGTAAACATGCTGAGCTTTGGTCTCAAAAGACTAATCAAAGTCAGAAACAAAACCCCAACTGCATCAAGgataacaagaacaacaaaaaTCAAAAGCAGCAAGGTTTAATTAAGGGTCTTGAATCCCACAAGAATCAGCAAAAGGTCAATCTTGTGCAAGAGGAAGTCGATTATCTCGAcgaggatgatgatgatgaggaagtAGATGGTTGTACTGAGGAAGAGATGAGGTTTATGATGAGGGAAAGAGCAAGACAAATGGCTCTTTTTAGACAACAAGCTGAAGCAAATAACAACGCAAAGAAAGCTATGGCTGCTGCTATGGCCAATGGTAAAGCAAACAACAACAATGTTGGTAATGTGAATAATGGCAAGAAACAAGTCCCTATTCAGAATATGACAATGAAGCCAAATCCAGGAGCTAATATCGACCAAAGAACAATGGCTGCAATGAAGATGAACATGAACAATGCTGCTCAATTAGGTGGAGGTCAAAATCATGTCAATGTCAATCTTGGTGAGGCGGCGAAAATGGGAAATGACATAAATTCAATGATGAATTTTGCTGGCTTTCATGGGAATAACGGGGCGACTGGTAACAATGTTGCTGCAATCCTGAATGGAGGAGGAGGTGGAAATGTCAATTCTATAAGTGGAGGAGGATTTCAGGTTCATCCAAATAATGTAATGCAAGGATCTTTAGCCGGTGGCGGTCATAATCCTTCTGCTTCAATGCTAATGAACATGAACAATGGAGTCCAACAGCAGCAGTACAATCCGTCGTCCGTGCTAATGAATTTGCAGAACAGGCATGCTATGCAACAACCTCAGATGATGTACAATAGGTCTCCTTTCATTCCTCCATCAACAGGTTATTactataataataatagtaataattatGGTCAAGTCCCCTACACTTCCTATGTTGATCCTTA is a window from the Nicotiana tomentosiformis chromosome 10, ASM39032v3, whole genome shotgun sequence genome containing:
- the LOC104089083 gene encoding heavy metal-associated isoprenylated plant protein 37, with protein sequence MTKDEDFKLLKIQTCVLRVNIHCDGCKQKVKKLLQRIEGVYQVNIDVEQQKVAVSGSVDSETLIKKLVKAGKHAELWSQKTNQSQKQNPNCIKDNKNNKNQKQQGLIKGLESHKNQQKVNLVQEEVDYLDEDDDDEEVDGCTEEEMRFMMRERARQMALFRQQAEANNNAKKAMAAAMANGKANNNNVGNVNNGKKQVPIQNMTMKPNPGANIDQRTMAAMKMNMNNAAQLGGGQNHVNVNLGEAAKMGNDINSMMNFAGFHGNNGATGNNVAAILNGGGGGNVNSISGGGFQVHPNNVMQGSLAGGGHNPSASMLMNMNNGVQQQQYNPSSVLMNLQNRHAMQQPQMMYNRSPFIPPSTGYYYNNNSNNYGQVPYTSYVDPYYTIPAAAVDQSATTSHMFSDENPSSCSIM